The following proteins are co-located in the Planctomycetaceae bacterium genome:
- a CDS encoding rhodanese-like domain-containing protein: protein MRTISRQELVDWLDSDEWDGVLIDVLPEESFRDVHAAGAINVPLGDEFERRVRQAAPDKVRNVVLYCGSSQCPASQEAALKMEEMGYSRVFVFKGGLDEWQRAGLPLEGEKVEAPAFSPPGFDI, encoded by the coding sequence ATGCGTACTATCTCACGCCAAGAATTAGTGGACTGGCTGGATAGTGACGAATGGGACGGCGTCCTGATCGACGTGCTTCCGGAAGAATCGTTCCGTGATGTGCATGCCGCCGGGGCCATCAACGTGCCGCTGGGCGACGAATTTGAACGTCGCGTGCGGCAGGCGGCTCCGGACAAGGTCAGAAACGTTGTCCTTTATTGTGGAAGCAGTCAGTGCCCGGCCTCGCAGGAGGCGGCGCTGAAGATGGAGGAGATGGGATACTCCAGAGTATTTGTGTTCAAGGGTGGTCTGGATGAATGGCAGCGGGCAGGACTGCCTCTTGAGGGGGAAAAGGTGGAGGCGCCTGCTTTCTCGCCGCCTGGATTCGATATCTGA